Below is a window of Spirochaetota bacterium DNA.
GTCGATACGAGATCGCTGAAATACGGCAATTCCTTTTCGTGTCCCGAAGCGCTGAAAAGATAATCGCAGTACTCGTCGAAGGATGAGAACGAGAGCGCCCTGAGCCTTTTGGCGAGCCGGCCCTCGAGCAATGTCTTTTTGATCGCAGGCATCTTGATGCCGAATTCGGTCTCAATGAAAGCGGCAAAGCGTCCCCGGACCTCCTCCGACATCTTTATCTGTGTGATACCGCTTTCCATATATCGATCTCCAAGCATGATAACAGCGGACGTTCCGATGCGGGCACGCAAACGCGTGTTGGGGGAGACCGCCGGTAAGTAAATAGGGGGTGAGGCAGGAGTGTGCCAGCGGTCACCGCATCGGAGAACGTCCATGATGTTCCCCGTTTATCCGTAGATCAGTATTTCTTGAACTCGGAATCCTCCTCGTCGCCGGGATTCGTCATGTCGATGTGCACCCCTTTTCGTTCGGGATGATAGATCGTGGGGGACTGCGGCTCCGGTTTTTTCGGCGAGAGATTCGTTCCTTTCGGTTTCTCCGGCGAGATGTTCTTTCCCGGTGCGACGTGATGCTCGAGCGCTGCCCGTCCCATTGCCGGTCCGCTCACCCGATGCCGAACCTTCCACTCCGTCTGTTCCGCATCGCTTAACTGGAAAAACCCTATGATGTCCTGCATCTGTATCGACTGCGACGAGAGTTCTTCGGCGGTCGATGCCACTTCCTCGGCGGCAGATGCGTTCTGCTGCACCACTCCGTTCAACTGCTGTATAGCGCTGTTGATCTGCTGTACCGAGCCGCCGATCTGTGTTGTGGAGCTGCTCAGCTGCTGCACCTCGGTGTTGATGCGGCGTACGGCGTCGTTGATCTGCTTTGCCCCATTGTTCTGTTCCGCGCTCGCCGTGCTTATCTCGGCGACGAGTTCGGCCGTCTTCTGAATGTCCGGCACAAGTTTCAGGAAGAGCTGCCCCGCATTCTCGGCCACATCGACGCTCGTTTTTGAGAGATTTTCTATTTCGGCGGCTGCGCGCTGACTTCTATCGGCGAGCTTCTGCACCTCGCTCGCGACGACCGCGAAGCCCTTGCCGTGTTCACCCGCCCGCGCCGCTTCTATCGACGCGTTGAGCGAGAGGAGGTTCGTCTGCCGGGCGATCTCCTGAATGATACGCACCTTGTCGGATATTTCCTTCATCGACCGGACGGTGGCGGTCATCGCCGCTCCACCCGTCTGCGCGTCCCCGGCGGCTTTTTTGGCAATCGCTTCCGTTTGACGTGCGTTCTCCGCGTTCTTCTGAATCGTCGATGTCATCTGATTGATCGATGACGAGGCGTCCTGCATGGAAGTGGATACTTCTTCCACGCTCGAAGACATCTCTTCGATGGCGGAGGCCACTTCTTCCATGGACGACGATATTTCTTCCACGCTCGCCGCCTGTTCGCTCGCGCCCTGCGAAAACTCTTCGCTTGAGCTGCTCAGCTGTTCGCTGCCGCCGGAGACGTTCGTCGCCGCCGATGTTATCGTTGAAACGATCTCCTTCAGCTTTTCAGCCATCGCATACATCGATGCATAAAGGCCGATCTTTTTTCTGTCCTCATCGAATTGCAGGCGAAGATCGCCCTGCGCGATTTTTCCGGCGATCTGTGCCATTTCATCGGGTTCGCCCCCGAGCGGATTGGTGACGGCGCGCGTAATGACCACCGCAATGATGATAGCGGCGATAAGCGCGCATCCGGTCAATATGAAT
It encodes the following:
- a CDS encoding methyl-accepting chemotaxis protein, yielding MKIKTGSKLGIGFGSIVLLMVAIAAVAAIQLSRVRANATQVSAESLPYALLADEMVYHSVQVQQFFTDASLTKSKDALADADAHAKEFHAGLKKFRDMYDRENDRDGLTSADALEKEFTTFYEIGKRMADAYMEKGIKAGNAVMTEFDAASLAMADDVRKLQKQQSAEVSANAQKIVSMTATVLLVIFILTGCALIAAIIIAVVITRAVTNPLGGEPDEMAQIAGKIAQGDLRLQFDEDRKKIGLYASMYAMAEKLKEIVSTITSAATNVSGGSEQLSSSSEEFSQGASEQAASVEEISSSMEEVASAIEEMSSSVEEVSTSMQDASSSINQMTSTIQKNAENARQTEAIAKKAAGDAQTGGAAMTATVRSMKEISDKVRIIQEIARQTNLLSLNASIEAARAGEHGKGFAVVASEVQKLADRSQRAAAEIENLSKTSVDVAENAGQLFLKLVPDIQKTAELVAEISTASAEQNNGAKQINDAVRRINTEVQQLSSSTTQIGGSVQQINSAIQQLNGVVQQNASAAEEVASTAEELSSQSIQMQDIIGFFQLSDAEQTEWKVRHRVSGPAMGRAALEHHVAPGKNISPEKPKGTNLSPKKPEPQSPTIYHPERKGVHIDMTNPGDEEDSEFKKY